One Maribacter cobaltidurans genomic window carries:
- a CDS encoding cation transporter, producing MSDINKSTFKVSQMDCPSEEQMIRMKLESNPQIKYLDFDIPNRRLEVYHQGNAQEVNKALGELKLGEKLLGTEKAETPISEDETKQKKILWWVLYINFGFFVIEMTTGWISSSMGLIADSLDMLADSIVYALSLFAVGGAISRKKKVAKFSGYFQMALALLGFSEVVRRFLSSSETPLFQWMIIVSIFALIGNLVSLWLINKAKSKEAHMQASAIFTSNDIIVNGGVILAGVLVYFLDSKWPDLVIGGIVFAFVMRGAIRILKLSK from the coding sequence ATGTCCGATATAAATAAAAGCACTTTTAAGGTAAGTCAAATGGATTGCCCTTCCGAAGAACAGATGATAAGGATGAAACTGGAGTCAAACCCTCAAATCAAATATTTGGACTTTGACATTCCGAATAGAAGGTTGGAAGTGTACCATCAGGGGAATGCCCAAGAAGTAAACAAGGCACTGGGCGAATTGAAGCTGGGAGAAAAACTCTTGGGAACGGAGAAGGCGGAAACACCTATTTCCGAGGACGAGACCAAACAAAAGAAGATACTCTGGTGGGTCTTGTACATCAATTTTGGGTTTTTCGTTATCGAAATGACCACGGGTTGGATTTCTTCCTCGATGGGTCTAATTGCCGATTCACTGGATATGCTGGCCGATTCCATTGTGTACGCATTGAGCCTTTTTGCCGTAGGCGGCGCTATTTCCAGAAAAAAGAAAGTGGCGAAATTCAGTGGCTATTTTCAGATGGCGTTGGCCCTTCTGGGATTTTCGGAAGTCGTGAGAAGGTTTTTGAGTAGTAGCGAAACCCCTTTGTTCCAATGGATGATTATCGTTTCCATTTTCGCCCTTATCGGCAACCTCGTTTCCCTATGGTTGATAAACAAGGCCAAAAGCAAGGAAGCGCATATGCAGGCAAGTGCCATCTTTACCTCAAACGACATTATTGTGAACGGCGGGGTAATACTGGCAGGGGTGCTGGTTTATTTTTTAGACAGTAAATGGCCCGATTTGGTCATAGGCGGTATTGTATTTGCCTTTGTGATGCGAGGAGCCATTAGAATTTTAAAATTGTCCAAATAA